One Rhodospirillales bacterium DNA window includes the following coding sequences:
- a CDS encoding MurR/RpiR family transcriptional regulator, with amino-acid sequence MNQTIIPNKRRGDPQTVLAAMADGLTDLTPETRKAAAYVLENPNDVGVSSMRELAGAARVKPNTLVRLVRNFGFEGYDDFREPFRQEIRRGAVAFPDRARWLQSLSERGALGGLYAEVAASIIANIEQSFAATDPEHVKAAADAIVAASHTYVLGVGINHTLAHNFAYLADMALDNVIAIPRHGSLAIDDVSRAGSDDVVLAMTFKPYRAEILDAVALAREQGVTVIGISDSPASPVVAGSEHGFVVQTGTPQFFTSAVAAGALLETLITFVIADASPDVIANTERFHERRRLLGIYRDDDREW; translated from the coding sequence ATGAATCAAACAATCATACCAAACAAGCGGCGCGGCGATCCCCAGACCGTCCTGGCGGCGATGGCCGACGGCCTGACCGACCTCACGCCGGAAACGCGGAAAGCAGCCGCCTATGTTCTGGAAAACCCCAACGATGTGGGTGTCAGTTCCATGCGCGAGCTCGCCGGTGCCGCGCGGGTCAAGCCGAACACGCTGGTGCGGCTTGTGCGCAACTTCGGCTTCGAGGGCTACGACGATTTTCGCGAACCCTTCCGTCAGGAAATCCGGCGCGGTGCCGTAGCCTTTCCCGACCGGGCACGCTGGCTTCAGTCGCTCTCGGAACGCGGTGCGCTGGGCGGGCTCTACGCCGAGGTGGCGGCAAGCATCATCGCGAACATCGAGCAGAGTTTCGCCGCGACCGATCCGGAGCATGTGAAGGCTGCGGCCGATGCCATCGTGGCGGCGTCGCACACCTATGTGCTGGGCGTGGGCATCAACCATACGCTGGCGCACAACTTCGCCTATCTCGCCGACATGGCGCTCGACAACGTGATTGCCATCCCGCGCCACGGCAGCCTCGCCATTGATGACGTGTCGCGGGCCGGTTCCGACGATGTCGTTCTGGCGATGACCTTCAAGCCCTATCGCGCCGAGATCCTGGATGCCGTTGCCCTGGCCCGCGAACAGGGTGTCACGGTGATCGGTATCTCCGACAGCCCGGCGTCACCTGTTGTGGCCGGCAGCGAACACGGCTTTGTCGTGCAGACCGGCACGCCGCAGTTCTTCACGTCAGCGGTGGCGGCCGGTGCGTTGCTGGAAACGCTGATCACCTTCGTGATCGCCGATGCCAGCCCGGATGTGATTGCCAACACCGAACGCTTTCACGAGCGGCGTCGTTTGCTCGGCATCTACCGGGACGACGATCGGGAGTGGTGA
- a CDS encoding acyl-CoA synthetase, with translation MTRIYEQGLGPNPANHVPLSPVSFLNRTAAVHPERTAVIHGPLRRSWSETAERCRRLASALQKRGYGKGDTIAIMAPNVPEFLEASFGVPMMDGVLNSLNIRLDAKAIAFILNHGEARVLITDRTFADVIDEALKGVENPPLVVDIDDPQADGAGRLIGEMTYEDLLAEGEPKAHFGGPADEWQAIALNYTSGTTGDPKGVVYHHRGAYMNGLGNIVTWAMPHYPVYLWTLPMFHCNGWCFPWTVTAMAGTHVCLRALTADAILSAIGEHEVTHLCGAPIVMNMMMTGGDALWDAIRHPVRMMTAGAAPPAAVLERMEARGVEVTHVYGLTEVYGPATVCAWKPEWDDLPSDEKSAVKARQGVTYVVQEGLMIADPQTLEPVPQDGKTMGEIMMRGNITMAGYLKNGPTTERSFEGGWFHSGDLAVWHDDGYIEIKDRSKDIIISGGENISTIEVEGVLYRHPAVAEAAVVAKPDETWGETPCAFVTLRPGEEVSAEEIIAFCRDNLASFKCPRCVVFTDLPKTSTGKIQKFVLRQRAAEV, from the coding sequence GTGACCAGGATTTACGAGCAGGGCCTGGGCCCGAACCCGGCGAACCATGTTCCGCTCTCACCCGTTTCCTTCCTCAATCGCACCGCGGCGGTCCATCCCGAACGCACCGCCGTGATCCACGGTCCCCTGCGCCGTAGCTGGAGCGAGACCGCCGAGCGCTGCCGCAGGCTGGCATCGGCCCTGCAGAAGCGCGGCTACGGCAAGGGCGACACGATCGCCATCATGGCCCCCAACGTGCCGGAGTTTCTGGAGGCGAGCTTCGGCGTGCCGATGATGGATGGTGTGCTGAATTCGCTGAACATAAGGCTCGACGCCAAGGCTATCGCCTTCATTCTCAACCACGGTGAAGCCAGGGTTCTGATCACCGACCGCACCTTCGCCGATGTCATCGACGAGGCCCTCAAGGGTGTGGAGAACCCTCCGCTGGTCGTCGATATCGACGATCCCCAGGCCGATGGCGCAGGTCGTCTGATCGGCGAGATGACCTACGAAGACCTGCTCGCCGAGGGCGAACCGAAGGCCCATTTCGGCGGGCCGGCCGACGAGTGGCAGGCCATCGCGCTCAACTACACCTCGGGCACCACGGGCGACCCCAAGGGTGTCGTCTATCACCACCGTGGCGCCTACATGAACGGACTCGGCAACATCGTCACCTGGGCGATGCCGCATTACCCGGTCTACCTCTGGACCCTGCCGATGTTCCACTGCAACGGCTGGTGTTTCCCCTGGACCGTCACGGCAATGGCCGGCACCCATGTCTGCCTGCGCGCCCTCACGGCCGATGCCATCCTCTCGGCCATTGGCGAGCACGAGGTCACTCACCTCTGCGGCGCGCCGATCGTGATGAACATGATGATGACCGGCGGCGACGCGCTGTGGGATGCGATCAGGCATCCGGTAAGGATGATGACCGCCGGTGCCGCCCCGCCCGCGGCCGTGCTCGAGCGCATGGAAGCCCGAGGCGTCGAGGTCACGCATGTCTATGGCCTCACGGAAGTCTACGGCCCGGCCACCGTCTGCGCCTGGAAGCCGGAGTGGGACGACCTGCCGTCCGACGAGAAGTCCGCTGTGAAGGCCCGGCAGGGGGTCACCTATGTCGTTCAGGAAGGCCTGATGATTGCCGATCCCCAGACGCTTGAGCCGGTGCCGCAGGACGGCAAGACCATGGGTGAGATCATGATGCGCGGGAACATCACCATGGCGGGCTACCTCAAGAACGGGCCGACCACGGAGCGCTCGTTCGAGGGTGGCTGGTTCCATTCCGGCGATCTCGCCGTCTGGCACGACGACGGTTACATTGAGATCAAGGACCGCTCGAAGGACATCATCATCTCCGGCGGCGAGAACATCTCGACCATCGAGGTCGAGGGCGTGCTCTACAGACACCCGGCGGTGGCCGAGGCCGCCGTCGTCGCCAAACCCGACGAGACATGGGGCGAGACCCCCTGCGCCTTCGTCACCCTGCGTCCCGGCGAAGAGGTGAGCGCCGAGGAGATCATCGCGTTCTGCCGGGATAATCTCGCGAGCTTCAAATGCCCGCGCTGCGTCGTCTTCACCGACTTGCCCAAGACCTCGACCGGCAAGATTCAGAAGTTCGTGCTGCGGCAGCGCGCGGCTGAGGTCTGA
- a CDS encoding TauD/TfdA family dioxygenase yields the protein MAEFSIEPLHSDFGVRIRGIDLGVPLSPESLAAVRGAIDSHSFLVFPDQSLNDDTQLAFTRQLGEPEVEHVKFGRDGVVDYFGTIGNIGDDGSQQGNDHEMTKFGRGNEMWHSDSSFREIPTFVTITYAYEVPDEGGETEFVSCRASYERLSDETRTRIGDLTVIHDYVFSRSKVAPVKASLAASLPPIEQRLVRTNPANGRRSHYTGSHAREIVGWSMEESRQLIDDLNDRATRPGNIVQHRWSPGDLVIWDNRCLLHRGRPYDADRYRRYMRQNRVCGTGRTLDE from the coding sequence ATGGCCGAATTCTCCATCGAACCCCTGCATTCCGATTTCGGCGTGCGCATTCGCGGCATCGATCTCGGCGTGCCGCTGTCGCCCGAGAGCCTTGCGGCCGTGCGCGGCGCCATCGACAGCCACTCCTTCCTGGTCTTCCCCGACCAGAGCCTGAACGACGACACACAGCTCGCCTTCACGCGTCAGCTGGGCGAACCGGAGGTCGAGCACGTGAAGTTCGGGCGCGACGGCGTGGTTGACTACTTCGGCACCATCGGCAACATCGGCGACGACGGCAGTCAGCAGGGCAACGACCACGAGATGACAAAGTTCGGGCGCGGCAACGAGATGTGGCACTCCGACTCGTCGTTCCGCGAGATCCCGACCTTCGTCACGATCACCTATGCCTACGAGGTGCCCGACGAAGGCGGCGAGACGGAGTTCGTGAGCTGCCGCGCATCCTACGAACGCCTGTCCGACGAAACCCGGACCCGGATCGGCGATCTCACCGTGATCCACGACTACGTCTTCTCGCGCAGCAAGGTTGCACCGGTGAAGGCCTCGCTCGCCGCCTCGCTGCCGCCGATCGAGCAGAGACTTGTGCGCACCAATCCGGCCAACGGGCGCAGGAGCCACTACACGGGATCGCATGCGCGCGAGATCGTCGGCTGGTCGATGGAAGAAAGCCGGCAGCTGATCGACGACCTCAACGACCGGGCGACCCGCCCCGGGAACATCGTGCAGCACCGCTGGTCGCCGGGCGACCTGGTGATCTGGGACAACCGCTGCCTGCTGCACCGTGGTCGGCCCTATGACGCCGACCGCTACCGTCGCTACATGCGCCAGAACCGTGTCTGTGGCACCGGCCGGACGCTCGATGAATAG
- a CDS encoding CinA family nicotinamide mononucleotide deamidase-related protein: MRCEVVAIGTELLLGQIVDSNSSWIGEQLALAGIDSLYQTRVGDNFARMEATLRQALERSDAVICCGGLGPTQDDITRDVIAAIMGVRLVRDEGIVARIKAMFDERSREMTDNNRRQADIPEGAAVIAEMPGTAPGMVCPVGEKVIYAVPGVPHEMKEMMLGTILPDLQRRRGAAAVIRSRVLKTWGLSESGLAGMMDARFTELDTLGNPTLAFQASGIEGIKVRVTAKTDDEASAFVLLDQEEALVRGIVGDHLFAVDDDTMETVVLAEARRRGWRLAAHESLTGGVLASRMTLSDPEMAVFRGSIVAGAVTEEGPCEVRAVIAAGKARQRFGTDLGIAAVAPVEADEAVQGSVCLGMVHGSGEHATTVALSGDRNRLRNHAVISLLDFVRKTMKHDS, from the coding sequence ATGCGTTGTGAGGTCGTGGCGATCGGGACCGAACTGTTGCTCGGCCAGATCGTGGACAGCAATTCGTCCTGGATCGGCGAGCAGCTCGCGCTTGCCGGTATCGATTCGCTTTACCAGACCAGGGTCGGCGACAACTTCGCCCGGATGGAGGCGACCTTGCGTCAGGCGCTGGAGCGCAGCGATGCCGTGATCTGCTGCGGTGGGCTGGGCCCCACCCAGGACGACATCACCCGTGATGTCATCGCCGCCATCATGGGCGTCAGGCTGGTGCGCGACGAAGGGATCGTGGCACGCATCAAGGCCATGTTCGACGAGCGCAGCCGCGAGATGACCGACAACAACCGTCGTCAGGCCGACATTCCCGAAGGTGCCGCCGTGATCGCCGAGATGCCCGGCACGGCGCCGGGCATGGTCTGCCCCGTGGGTGAGAAGGTGATCTATGCCGTTCCCGGTGTACCCCATGAGATGAAGGAGATGATGCTGGGCACGATCCTGCCCGATCTGCAGCGCCGCAGGGGTGCCGCTGCCGTCATCCGCAGTCGCGTGCTGAAGACCTGGGGGCTGAGCGAATCCGGCCTCGCCGGGATGATGGATGCCCGTTTCACCGAACTCGATACCCTGGGCAATCCGACGCTCGCCTTCCAGGCCAGCGGTATCGAAGGCATCAAGGTCCGCGTTACCGCCAAGACCGATGACGAAGCCTCTGCGTTCGTCTTGCTCGATCAGGAGGAGGCCCTGGTTCGCGGGATCGTCGGCGATCATCTCTTCGCGGTCGATGACGACACGATGGAGACTGTCGTGCTGGCCGAGGCACGGCGGCGTGGCTGGCGCCTCGCCGCCCACGAGAGCCTGACCGGTGGCGTGCTGGCCTCGCGCATGACCTTGAGCGATCCGGAGATGGCCGTGTTTCGGGGCTCCATCGTGGCCGGTGCGGTCACGGAGGAGGGGCCGTGCGAGGTCCGTGCCGTGATCGCGGCGGGCAAGGCGCGCCAGCGCTTCGGCACAGACCTCGGTATCGCCGCGGTCGCGCCAGTTGAGGCCGACGAGGCGGTGCAGGGCTCGGTCTGCCTCGGCATGGTTCACGGATCCGGC